A single window of Macaca mulatta isolate MMU2019108-1 chromosome 9, T2T-MMU8v2.0, whole genome shotgun sequence DNA harbors:
- the ATP5MK gene encoding ATP synthase F(0) complex subunit k, mitochondrial — MAGPESDAQYQFTGIKKYFNSYTLTGRRNCVLATYGSIALIVLYFKLRSKKTPAVKAT, encoded by the exons atGGCAGGTCCAGAAAGTGATGCGCAATACCAGTTCACtggtattaaaaaatatttcaactcTTACACTCTCACAGGTAGAAGGAAT tgtGTACTGGCCACATATGGAAGCATTGCTTTGATTGTCTTATATTTCAAGTTAAGGTCCAAAAAAACTCCAGCTGTGAAAGCAACATAA